The Mesorhizobium sp. NBSH29 genome has a segment encoding these proteins:
- a CDS encoding helix-turn-helix transcriptional regulator, protein MRAARLFALLDQLRFNRKPVSAKALGGLLGVTERTIYRDMASLQAMGAPIRGEGGIGYQLERGYFLPPLHFDEDELDAVAIGIQLVSARGDDALKRAAERVAAKLEAVLPVADRGSVRQSGVIAYSAPSKAQLFLGPIRNAIKRRLMLNITYTDLNEHTTTRYVRPLGMTGFDSIWLLTAWCEARGAFRNFRADRLIEVKTTKERFAPETGKEFKDYLATL, encoded by the coding sequence ATGCGCGCTGCGCGTCTTTTTGCATTGCTTGACCAGTTGCGCTTCAACCGCAAGCCGGTTTCGGCCAAGGCGCTCGGTGGCCTGCTCGGTGTTACAGAGCGGACGATCTATCGCGACATGGCTTCCCTTCAAGCGATGGGGGCGCCGATACGGGGAGAGGGCGGCATCGGGTACCAGTTGGAAAGGGGTTATTTTCTACCGCCATTGCATTTTGACGAAGATGAGCTCGACGCGGTCGCTATTGGCATTCAACTTGTGAGCGCGCGCGGCGATGATGCCCTCAAACGTGCTGCAGAGCGCGTTGCAGCGAAACTTGAAGCGGTCTTGCCGGTTGCAGACCGAGGCAGCGTCCGGCAGTCGGGGGTCATAGCCTATTCGGCGCCCTCCAAGGCGCAGCTTTTCCTCGGACCGATACGCAATGCGATCAAACGACGCCTGATGCTCAACATCACGTATACCGACCTGAATGAACACACCACCACACGATATGTTCGACCACTGGGCATGACTGGGTTCGATTCAATCTGGCTCTTGACGGCTTGGTGCGAGGCCAGAGGTGCATTTAGAAATTTTCGTGCCGACCGGTTGATCGAGGTCAAGACGACCAAGGAACGCTTCGCTCCAGAAACTGGCAAGGAGTTTAAGGATTATCTGGCGACATTGTAG
- a CDS encoding DmpA family aminopeptidase produces MVTARHLGIDVGRLTPGPNNAITDVPGVLIGHKTIVGDGLATGVTAVLPHGGDLFRSKVRAAVEIINGFGKSAGLMQLAELGTVETPILLTNTFSVAPCVEALIRRAIAANPGIGRETGTVNPVVCECNDGGINDIQAMAVTRQDAEAALDAASAGPVEQGSIGAGAGMTSFGFKAGIGSASRLVEIGSRPFTLGALVLSNFGRTGDLILPNGRRADPKGPSQPESGSIIIILGTDLPLDDRQLNRVARRAGAGIARLGSFWGHGSGDIAIAFTTADPLPHASSSPFSSISRMDDRHIDLVFEAVVEATSEAVLNALCAAQSVIGRGGREIPALADWLERTL; encoded by the coding sequence ATGGTCACGGCACGACATCTGGGCATCGATGTGGGGCGGCTGACGCCTGGCCCGAACAACGCAATCACCGATGTGCCGGGTGTCCTGATCGGCCACAAGACGATTGTCGGGGACGGACTGGCGACGGGCGTCACGGCCGTGCTGCCGCATGGCGGAGACCTGTTCCGATCTAAAGTCAGAGCGGCGGTCGAGATCATCAACGGTTTCGGTAAATCTGCCGGGCTGATGCAATTGGCCGAACTGGGCACTGTTGAAACCCCGATCCTTTTGACCAATACATTCTCGGTAGCGCCGTGTGTTGAGGCGCTTATCAGGCGCGCAATTGCCGCCAACCCCGGAATCGGGCGAGAAACCGGCACAGTCAATCCCGTTGTGTGCGAATGCAATGACGGCGGCATCAACGATATCCAGGCAATGGCCGTCACCCGGCAAGATGCCGAGGCGGCGTTGGACGCAGCCAGCGCCGGTCCGGTCGAGCAAGGCAGCATCGGCGCCGGCGCCGGCATGACGTCCTTTGGCTTCAAAGCCGGCATTGGCAGCGCATCCCGGTTGGTCGAGATCGGCTCTCGCCCCTTTACACTCGGCGCCCTGGTCCTCTCCAATTTCGGCAGAACCGGTGACCTCATTCTCCCGAATGGCCGCAGAGCCGATCCCAAAGGGCCGTCGCAGCCGGAAAGCGGATCGATCATCATCATTCTCGGCACGGACCTGCCGCTCGACGACCGGCAACTGAACCGCGTCGCGCGCCGTGCCGGCGCCGGCATTGCCCGTCTCGGTTCGTTTTGGGGGCACGGCAGCGGCGATATTGCCATCGCCTTCACGACCGCCGATCCCTTGCCGCATGCCTCTTCTTCGCCGTTCAGCTCGATCTCACGTATGGACGATCGACACATCGACCTCGTTTTCGAGGCGGTTGTGGAAGCAACGAGCGAGGCCGTTCTTAATGCTCTGTGCGCCGCGCAAAGCGTGATCGGGCGAGGGGGTCGCGAAATTCCGGCTTTAGCCGACTGGTTAGAGAGGACCCTTTGA
- a CDS encoding M55 family metallopeptidase: MKIFISADIEGTAGIQSWDETERTHADHTEFRELMTAEVLAACEGAQAAGATEIVIKDAHDSGRNLILERMPSCARIIRGWSGHPDAMMFGADESFDAALYTGYHSKAGVEDNPLAHTSTLRISRLILNGETASEFTLNALCAARYGLRSVFLAGDEGICADARALVPGIVTVETLKGVGASTISLAPAAVRIAIREGVEKALGDTMQMAPPVIPESVEITIEFSNPVDAYRASWYPGVRRDGPRAVAFSSDNFFEVLRAYRFMKS, translated from the coding sequence ATGAAGATTTTCATTTCCGCCGATATCGAAGGCACCGCGGGCATTCAATCCTGGGATGAAACAGAAAGAACGCATGCCGATCACACGGAATTTCGCGAACTTATGACCGCCGAAGTCCTTGCGGCCTGCGAGGGCGCGCAGGCGGCAGGCGCTACCGAAATCGTGATCAAGGATGCGCATGATAGCGGGCGCAACCTCATTCTCGAACGCATGCCGTCATGCGCGCGCATCATAAGGGGCTGGTCGGGACATCCGGACGCAATGATGTTCGGGGCCGACGAAAGCTTCGATGCTGCGCTCTATACCGGCTATCATTCCAAGGCCGGCGTCGAGGACAACCCGCTCGCACACACTTCGACATTGCGCATATCAAGGCTGATCCTGAATGGAGAAACAGCCTCCGAATTCACCTTGAATGCGCTATGTGCCGCGCGTTATGGCCTGCGGTCGGTGTTTCTCGCTGGTGACGAGGGCATTTGCGCTGATGCCAGAGCCCTCGTCCCGGGTATCGTTACTGTCGAGACGCTCAAAGGCGTCGGCGCATCTACCATCTCCCTTGCGCCGGCGGCAGTACGCATTGCCATACGAGAGGGTGTCGAAAAGGCGCTTGGCGACACGATGCAAATGGCTCCGCCCGTGATTCCTGAAAGCGTGGAAATCACCATCGAATTCAGCAATCCCGTCGATGCTTACCGCGCCTCCTGGTATCCCGGCGTGCGCCGGGATGGGCCGCGCGCCGTCGCCTTTTCGTCAGATAACTTTTTCGAGGTGCTGCGCGCCTACCGTTTCATGAAGAGTTGA
- a CDS encoding LysR family transcriptional regulator, with product MEIKWLEDFVTLAETSSFWRAAEIRNVTQPAFSRRIKQLETWVGAPLISRATIPAELTPAGRNFLPMAQDAIRMFYSVRESLRPPAEQGLVRFAALHTLTITFFPDWLKELQRNTRKFGTSFIADRGGIEANLAALIDNETDFFLTYAHREVPFHLDRDKFAFLTIGADRLIPVAAPELQSGLPASGILDKPDTATLPLPYLGYGHSSFFGVALGRLFSKHSPCRRQTVHESTISAGLRELTLAGAGICWLPESLVEKDISSGGLVACSTNSTWMLDLEIRLYRSSDNTRSPTVEAIWQASKALAGKSWARDSTLHETVGAQHLEKVI from the coding sequence GTGGAAATTAAATGGCTGGAAGATTTCGTAACGCTCGCCGAAACATCGAGCTTTTGGCGCGCTGCTGAAATACGCAATGTCACTCAACCGGCCTTCAGCCGACGCATTAAGCAGCTTGAGACGTGGGTCGGAGCGCCGCTCATCAGCCGCGCGACCATACCGGCAGAATTGACACCTGCTGGACGCAACTTTCTTCCGATGGCGCAGGATGCGATCAGGATGTTCTATTCGGTTCGCGAGTCGTTGCGTCCGCCCGCCGAACAGGGACTGGTCCGCTTTGCCGCCCTTCACACATTGACCATCACTTTTTTCCCCGACTGGTTAAAGGAACTGCAGCGCAACACCCGAAAGTTTGGCACGTCCTTCATCGCGGACAGGGGCGGTATCGAAGCGAACCTGGCTGCGCTGATTGATAATGAAACCGATTTTTTTCTTACCTACGCACATCGTGAAGTTCCGTTTCACCTCGACCGCGACAAGTTCGCCTTTTTGACCATCGGTGCTGACCGTCTGATCCCCGTCGCTGCGCCAGAATTACAGTCGGGGCTGCCCGCGTCAGGTATTTTGGACAAACCGGACACGGCGACCCTGCCTCTGCCGTATCTAGGCTACGGTCATAGTTCTTTCTTCGGCGTGGCGCTTGGACGGCTTTTCTCGAAACACTCACCCTGTCGGCGTCAAACGGTGCACGAGAGTACGATCAGTGCAGGTCTCAGGGAACTGACGCTGGCAGGCGCCGGCATCTGCTGGCTGCCGGAAAGTCTCGTCGAGAAAGACATTTCGAGTGGCGGCCTCGTCGCTTGTTCAACCAACTCCACCTGGATGCTCGATCTTGAAATACGGCTGTACCGCAGTTCGGACAACACGCGCAGCCCTACGGTGGAAGCGATCTGGCAAGCCTCCAAGGCGCTGGCCGGGAAAAGCTGGGCTAGAGACTCAACTCTTCATGAAACGGTAGGCGCGCAGCACCTCGAAAAAGTTATCTGA
- a CDS encoding amidohydrolase: MNSVNRADLVLHSGKIWTGYGNPVAEAISVVGNKVLASGSNTEIMASIGPDTKIVDLAGRFAMPGLNDAHLHLISTGLLRGKVDATPDAAPTRDALLTALQARAAETPKGEWVTARGFDQTRYADGQMPTARELDAALPDHPVSVTRACGHVTIVNSLALALAGIDFSTPDPDGGLIGREGGELTGMLAENAQNLVYDVQPTPSLAEIIDAIEAGGRHLLEFGITSCMDAAVGQVDGMTEIEAYRQAEGSGRLPVRVWATLLGDPGSSIVDPCHAMGLVTGSGSDMFRIGGVKIFTDGSAGGRTAWMRQHYIGQPDNFGIRMLPDTQLFELVDRYTAMGYTMVCHGIGDAAIDQLVRAYERVRAANPDHKHRHRIEHCGYVDDAINQRMLKAGILPAPQQVFIYDFGDAYVLVLGPERGLRSYPIGTWERLGMKPSTGSDSPVCSPNPFPDLYAMLTRKTHKGTVMDASEKLTPELALRAYTEHGAYSQGAEAVKGRLEAGMLADIAVFSNDLLTAAPETILRETRCVMTILDGRIVYEGS, encoded by the coding sequence ATGAATTCCGTAAATAGGGCCGATCTCGTTCTGCATAGCGGCAAAATTTGGACCGGTTACGGTAATCCGGTCGCAGAGGCGATTTCGGTTGTTGGCAACAAGGTGCTGGCCAGCGGCTCGAACACAGAGATCATGGCGTCGATTGGCCCGGATACGAAAATTGTAGACTTGGCTGGGCGCTTTGCCATGCCAGGTTTGAACGACGCGCATCTGCATCTGATCTCGACGGGACTCCTCCGTGGCAAGGTAGATGCGACGCCCGATGCAGCGCCGACCCGTGACGCACTGCTTACCGCGCTTCAGGCGCGTGCCGCCGAAACGCCCAAGGGCGAATGGGTAACCGCGCGCGGATTTGACCAGACCCGATATGCGGACGGCCAGATGCCCACCGCAAGGGAATTGGACGCGGCGTTGCCCGATCACCCGGTCTCGGTCACGCGCGCCTGCGGCCACGTCACGATCGTCAATTCTTTGGCGCTGGCGCTGGCGGGCATCGATTTTAGCACGCCCGATCCAGATGGCGGCCTCATTGGCCGCGAGGGTGGCGAGCTTACCGGAATGCTGGCGGAAAACGCCCAGAACCTCGTTTATGATGTCCAGCCAACGCCGTCACTTGCCGAGATTATCGATGCAATAGAGGCGGGTGGCCGTCACCTCCTGGAGTTCGGTATTACCTCCTGCATGGATGCAGCTGTCGGCCAGGTCGATGGGATGACCGAGATCGAGGCTTATCGGCAAGCCGAAGGCAGCGGCCGACTGCCGGTCCGGGTTTGGGCGACGCTGCTCGGCGACCCCGGATCGTCCATCGTGGACCCCTGCCATGCCATGGGCCTCGTCACCGGCAGCGGAAGCGACATGTTCCGCATAGGCGGCGTGAAAATATTCACGGATGGCTCCGCTGGCGGGCGAACAGCCTGGATGCGCCAACACTATATCGGGCAACCTGACAATTTCGGTATTCGAATGCTCCCCGATACCCAGTTGTTCGAACTGGTCGATCGCTACACTGCAATGGGCTATACCATGGTGTGCCATGGCATTGGCGACGCCGCCATAGACCAGCTCGTGCGTGCTTATGAACGGGTGCGCGCTGCCAATCCGGATCACAAGCACCGGCACCGGATAGAGCATTGCGGCTATGTCGATGATGCTATCAATCAGCGAATGCTGAAGGCAGGTATCCTGCCTGCGCCGCAGCAGGTTTTCATCTACGATTTCGGCGACGCCTACGTCCTGGTTCTTGGGCCGGAGCGTGGGTTGCGCTCCTATCCAATCGGGACCTGGGAACGGCTGGGCATGAAGCCGTCCACCGGCAGCGATTCGCCGGTCTGTTCGCCCAATCCCTTCCCGGATCTCTATGCCATGCTGACGCGCAAGACGCACAAGGGCACGGTGATGGACGCGTCCGAGAAACTGACGCCCGAACTGGCTTTGCGCGCCTATACCGAGCATGGCGCCTACTCCCAAGGTGCGGAAGCGGTGAAGGGCCGGCTGGAGGCGGGAATGCTCGCGGACATCGCGGTTTTTTCCAACGATCTCCTAACGGCCGCGCCCGAGACAATTCTGCGTGAAACACGCTGTGTTATGACAATTCTGGATGGACGCATCGTCTATGAAGGAAGTTGA
- a CDS encoding ABC transporter substrate-binding protein, whose product MLTRLSLIAALSLGTATIALAQDATPKDGGKFVFIAPYGSSITSLDITATPHTQDEIVAKAINRSLYKWNPESGKPELDLAESVATSDDGKTYTYKLKEATFHNGDKLDADDLIWSYNRLADPKKALPGAEQMLQIAGVAEFQAGKADHVSGLKKIDDRTVEITVNNLADPGWNLMSNYAPIYSKDYPEDQLASKPNGLGPFKLTNYVPGSKVEFEKFDGYFEKGKPHLDKLDIMLMGEASARDVAFRNGEIDANVLGPVQYEAYGQDAALKDHILEVAEVYTRNIGFNTKVEAFKDKRVRQAINYAINKDLIVEKLLKNKAYSAVSWLPVSSPAFDKDAKPYAYDPEKAKELLKEAGFETGLKFSVTATSNESWGLPIVEAIIPMLAKVGVEVTTDPVESSVLSDKILSDNFDAFIWSNSSGPDPLKFLTCFQSKTSQTACNYVKFNNADFDKLIEQAGNETDAAKQNDLLRQANNLLQEEAPVWFFNYNKAVMAYQPWVHGLKANAMELAIQDYEDIWIDADAPASRK is encoded by the coding sequence ATGTTGACCAGACTTAGCTTAATTGCGGCGCTTTCGCTCGGAACGGCGACCATCGCGCTAGCGCAGGACGCCACTCCAAAGGATGGTGGAAAATTTGTGTTCATCGCGCCTTACGGCAGTTCCATCACATCGCTCGACATCACGGCGACCCCGCATACCCAAGACGAAATCGTCGCCAAGGCGATCAATCGCTCGCTTTACAAATGGAACCCGGAGAGCGGCAAACCTGAGCTCGACCTTGCGGAATCGGTCGCGACGTCGGACGACGGCAAAACCTATACATACAAGCTTAAAGAGGCGACCTTTCACAATGGCGACAAGCTCGACGCCGATGACCTGATCTGGTCCTACAACCGTCTCGCTGATCCCAAGAAAGCGTTGCCAGGCGCCGAGCAGATGCTGCAGATTGCTGGCGTCGCCGAATTTCAGGCCGGTAAGGCCGACCATGTTTCTGGGTTGAAGAAGATCGACGACAGGACCGTCGAGATCACGGTCAACAACCTAGCCGATCCAGGCTGGAACCTGATGTCGAACTATGCGCCTATCTATTCCAAGGACTATCCGGAAGATCAGCTTGCCTCCAAGCCGAATGGCCTTGGCCCGTTCAAGCTGACAAACTACGTTCCAGGCTCAAAGGTCGAATTCGAGAAGTTTGACGGCTACTTTGAGAAGGGCAAGCCGCACCTCGACAAGCTCGACATCATGCTGATGGGCGAAGCCTCGGCCCGCGACGTTGCCTTCCGCAACGGGGAGATCGACGCTAACGTTCTCGGCCCGGTACAATATGAGGCCTATGGTCAGGATGCGGCGCTGAAGGACCACATCCTGGAAGTGGCAGAAGTTTACACCCGCAACATCGGCTTCAACACGAAGGTCGAGGCGTTCAAGGACAAGCGCGTCCGCCAGGCGATCAACTATGCGATCAACAAGGATCTCATCGTCGAGAAGCTGCTGAAGAACAAGGCCTATTCGGCGGTCTCCTGGCTGCCAGTTTCGTCGCCGGCCTTCGACAAGGACGCCAAGCCCTATGCCTATGATCCGGAAAAAGCCAAGGAGCTGCTCAAGGAGGCGGGTTTCGAAACTGGCCTCAAGTTCTCGGTAACCGCGACCTCGAATGAAAGCTGGGGCTTGCCGATCGTCGAGGCAATCATTCCCATGTTGGCAAAAGTAGGCGTGGAAGTCACGACAGACCCGGTGGAAAGCTCTGTCCTGTCCGACAAGATCCTGTCCGACAACTTTGATGCATTCATCTGGTCGAACTCGTCGGGTCCCGATCCCCTGAAATTTCTGACCTGCTTCCAGTCAAAGACGTCGCAGACCGCCTGCAACTACGTCAAGTTTAACAATGCCGACTTCGACAAATTGATCGAGCAGGCAGGCAACGAAACCGATGCGGCCAAGCAGAACGATCTCCTCCGGCAGGCGAACAACCTGCTGCAGGAAGAGGCGCCAGTCTGGTTCTTCAACTACAACAAGGCCGTTATGGCCTATCAGCCTTGGGTCCATGGATTGAAGGCGAATGCCATGGAACTCGCGATCCAGGATTACGAAGACATCTGGATCGATGCCGACGCGCCCGCGTCGCGCAAGTAG
- a CDS encoding ABC transporter permease yields MLRFIFRRSLQMIPTLLAVVLIIFVIFSVVPGSFISSLMSEGRNATNADVMAHLNAQFGLDKPLLVRLWDYLWGLAHFDLGISYRTREPVWNVIEPRLWPSITLALAAMGFAAGIGIPLGFIAALKPGSVFDTGTMVLAISGLSLPEFWFGLLLMYFFALQLGWLPSFGYQAGSIQYIILPAIALGVSPMALLARTTRAGVLDVMNADFVRTARAKGLTETRLVRAHVTRNVLVLILTTLGLQIGSLMGQAIVVEKLFSWPGVGSLLVDSVSTRDIPVVQGAVIVIVLWFLVINMLVDVAYAVIDPRIKVD; encoded by the coding sequence ATGTTGCGCTTTATATTTCGCCGCTCGCTGCAGATGATTCCCACATTGCTGGCGGTCGTCCTGATCATTTTCGTGATATTCAGCGTTGTTCCAGGCAGTTTCATATCAAGTTTGATGTCCGAGGGGCGTAACGCCACGAATGCGGATGTCATGGCGCACCTGAACGCCCAGTTCGGACTGGACAAACCTCTGCTGGTCCGCCTGTGGGATTATCTGTGGGGGCTGGCGCATTTCGACCTTGGAATTTCCTACCGGACCCGCGAACCGGTGTGGAACGTTATTGAGCCGCGGCTCTGGCCTTCGATCACACTCGCACTGGCAGCCATGGGTTTTGCCGCAGGGATCGGCATTCCTCTAGGGTTCATCGCGGCACTGAAGCCTGGCAGCGTGTTTGATACCGGCACGATGGTACTCGCTATTTCCGGCCTGTCGCTTCCCGAATTCTGGTTCGGCCTTCTCCTGATGTATTTCTTTGCACTTCAGCTGGGCTGGCTGCCCAGCTTCGGGTACCAGGCCGGCAGCATCCAGTACATCATATTGCCTGCCATCGCGCTCGGCGTATCTCCGATGGCGCTGCTGGCGCGGACGACGCGGGCGGGTGTTCTGGACGTGATGAACGCCGATTTCGTGCGCACGGCGCGCGCCAAAGGGTTGACCGAGACGCGTCTGGTGCGCGCCCATGTCACCCGCAACGTTCTGGTACTGATCCTGACCACGCTTGGCCTTCAGATCGGATCGCTCATGGGGCAGGCGATCGTCGTCGAGAAACTGTTTTCTTGGCCAGGGGTCGGATCGCTTCTGGTCGACAGCGTGTCCACGCGTGACATTCCCGTCGTTCAAGGTGCCGTCATCGTGATCGTGTTATGGTTTCTCGTCATCAACATGTTGGTCGATGTCGCCTATGCCGTGATTGACCCGCGCATCAAGGTGGATTGA
- a CDS encoding ABC transporter permease yields the protein MRLRFNFVFGLTLVLIVVVAAISADWIAPYDPIFDADLMNSEMPPSWEHLLGTDGQGRDVLSRVFYGARVSLTVGLVSQLINSFIGTALGVSAGYFGGWWDDLVNGLTNVMLAIPSLVFALAIMAVLGPGLPSLLIALGLTNWSWTCRIARSSTLSLKSQGFVQAAKAAGFGDVSIMRTQILPNILGPVLVIATLGIGGAVLSEAALSFLGVGIRPPQPSWGNMLSDARELMRVAPWAAVFPGLAIFTTVLGFNLLGDGLRDMLDPHMRTART from the coding sequence ATGCGGCTGCGCTTCAATTTTGTCTTTGGGCTGACGCTGGTACTGATTGTGGTCGTCGCGGCGATCAGCGCAGACTGGATTGCGCCGTACGATCCGATATTCGACGCCGACCTGATGAATTCAGAAATGCCTCCCAGCTGGGAACATCTCTTGGGTACGGATGGGCAGGGCCGCGATGTCCTTTCCCGTGTCTTTTACGGCGCGAGGGTGTCGCTGACCGTGGGTCTTGTCTCACAGTTGATCAACTCGTTCATCGGCACGGCGCTCGGCGTTTCGGCCGGCTATTTCGGTGGCTGGTGGGACGATCTGGTCAACGGGCTGACCAACGTGATGCTTGCAATACCGTCGCTGGTCTTTGCACTCGCTATAATGGCGGTGTTGGGGCCGGGCTTGCCAAGCCTCCTGATTGCGCTGGGCCTGACCAACTGGTCGTGGACGTGTCGCATCGCCCGCAGTTCTACCCTTTCACTCAAGAGTCAGGGCTTCGTGCAGGCCGCCAAGGCAGCAGGCTTCGGCGATGTCAGCATCATGCGAACACAGATATTGCCGAATATCCTTGGTCCGGTGCTGGTCATAGCGACGCTTGGCATAGGCGGTGCGGTGCTGTCGGAGGCGGCGCTTTCGTTCCTTGGCGTCGGTATCCGCCCACCGCAGCCGAGCTGGGGCAACATGTTGTCCGATGCACGCGAACTGATGCGTGTCGCCCCTTGGGCCGCGGTCTTCCCTGGCCTCGCGATCTTTACCACGGTCCTTGGCTTTAATCTGCTTGGCGACGGTCTGCGCGACATGCTTGATCCCCATATGAGGACCGCGAGAACATGA
- a CDS encoding ABC transporter ATP-binding protein, whose translation MTGISPDPVLSVRDLRIGVGKLNEILHGVSFDILPGETYGLVGESGSGKSITGLSVMGLLKRPLEVTGGSILFQGQDVLKLGGRARRRLRGDRMAMVFQEPMTALNPLVTIGRQIAEMFVVHRGLGWSDAHRKAVEALESVRVPSPEERARSFPHQLSGGMRQRVMVAIALACRPDLLIADEPTTALDVTVQAGVLELIAELCTAEGTAVLLVSHDLGVIANMCRRVGVMDRGRLVEEQDTRALFENPLHPYTRGLLASRPRLGSRTLAGRGRLAELDKVVASAERGRDTATLTTPRGSRLEATI comes from the coding sequence ATGACCGGTATTTCACCCGATCCGGTCCTGTCGGTACGAGACCTGCGTATCGGCGTTGGCAAGCTGAACGAAATTCTTCACGGCGTCTCCTTCGACATCCTGCCAGGGGAGACCTATGGGCTCGTCGGCGAATCCGGCTCGGGAAAAAGCATCACTGGCCTGTCGGTCATGGGGCTTTTGAAGCGCCCGCTGGAGGTGACCGGTGGCTCAATCTTGTTCCAGGGCCAGGATGTGCTCAAGCTTGGCGGCCGCGCCAGGCGCCGCCTGCGCGGCGACCGTATGGCGATGGTGTTTCAAGAGCCCATGACGGCGCTCAATCCGCTGGTGACGATTGGCCGCCAGATCGCGGAAATGTTCGTCGTTCATAGGGGGCTTGGATGGTCAGATGCGCATAGGAAAGCCGTCGAAGCGCTGGAAAGCGTGCGGGTGCCGTCGCCCGAGGAGCGCGCCCGGTCCTTTCCACATCAACTGTCCGGGGGGATGCGCCAGCGCGTCATGGTTGCGATCGCCCTCGCCTGCCGTCCGGACCTTTTGATTGCAGACGAGCCGACAACCGCGCTGGATGTGACGGTTCAGGCAGGCGTGCTGGAATTGATTGCCGAGCTCTGCACGGCCGAGGGGACAGCCGTTCTGCTGGTTAGCCACGATCTGGGTGTGATCGCCAATATGTGCCGGCGCGTCGGGGTGATGGATCGGGGGCGGCTAGTCGAAGAACAGGATACCAGGGCTCTTTTCGAGAATCCGCTGCATCCTTACACCCGCGGCCTGCTTGCTTCGCGCCCTCGGCTAGGTTCGCGGACGCTTGCCGGGCGTGGCCGCCTGGCCGAACTCGACAAGGTCGTGGCCAGCGCGGAACGCGGTCGCGACACGGCGACGCTGACGACGCCACGCGGTTCGCGTCTGGAGGCGACAATATGA
- a CDS encoding ABC transporter ATP-binding protein: MSLPLLEIRDLNVNFPMQRRSLFGPKRTLRAVHGVSLTLNEGECLSIVGESGCGKSTTALTVMGLQEPTSGEILFKGKPLTGPGAPTRKDRARIAQMVFQDPYASLNPRQTIGRMLSSQLVLHGIARGSEASHRVADMLVRVGLTSDHADRYPHEFSGGQRQRIGIARALMLDPKILVLDEPVSALDVSIQAQIINLLMDLQETLGLSYIMISHDLSVVEHVSDRVAVMYFGRVVEEGDWHSIFSRPTHPYTRRLIGSVPDPDALLTGARALPHAAAVPDAARFSPDISRPPKPDEEPEPSALIEIGSGHRVRLAQ, encoded by the coding sequence ATGAGTCTGCCCCTTCTGGAAATCCGCGATCTTAACGTCAACTTTCCGATGCAGCGTCGATCGCTGTTCGGGCCGAAGCGAACGCTCCGCGCCGTACACGGAGTGAGCCTGACCCTGAACGAAGGAGAGTGCCTGTCCATTGTGGGGGAATCCGGCTGCGGAAAATCCACCACCGCCCTGACCGTGATGGGCCTGCAGGAGCCAACTTCGGGAGAGATACTATTCAAGGGCAAGCCACTGACGGGACCTGGCGCTCCGACCCGGAAGGATCGGGCGCGCATCGCGCAGATGGTGTTTCAGGATCCCTATGCATCGCTCAATCCGCGCCAGACTATCGGCCGGATGCTGTCCTCACAGCTTGTCCTGCATGGGATAGCCAGGGGCAGCGAAGCCAGCCACCGCGTCGCTGATATGCTGGTGCGTGTTGGCCTGACATCGGACCATGCCGATCGTTATCCTCATGAGTTTTCGGGGGGGCAACGTCAACGGATCGGCATCGCTCGGGCGTTGATGCTCGACCCGAAAATTTTGGTGCTGGACGAGCCCGTATCGGCGCTGGACGTATCCATCCAGGCACAGATCATCAATCTGCTGATGGATTTGCAGGAAACGCTGGGCCTTAGTTACATTATGATTTCTCACGATCTGAGCGTGGTGGAGCATGTCAGCGACCGCGTCGCGGTCATGTATTTCGGCCGCGTGGTGGAAGAGGGCGACTGGCATTCGATTTTCAGCCGCCCGACGCACCCCTATACGCGGCGTCTCATCGGTTCGGTTCCCGATCCCGATGCGTTGCTGACCGGCGCACGCGCCTTGCCTCATGCTGCCGCCGTTCCAGACGCCGCCCGTTTTTCGCCGGACATTTCGCGCCCGCCAAAGCCTGACGAAGAGCCTGAGCCAAGCGCGCTTATCGAGATCGGCAGCGGCCACCGCGTTCGTCTCGCACAATAG